The following nucleotide sequence is from Flavobacteriales bacterium.
AGACCCAAACAATTGCACCCGATTGGTTTATACTGTTACTATTGAAGTTCAGAAAACCTTGCATCAATTAACAAAATATATGAATTGTTCAGAAAATTCATCGTGTGCAACACTCACCTATGCTGAGATGAAAAACTTTTTTCAAACAGAATACCCTGGATGTTATCAATATCCGGCAACCAATGTCACCGAAACCATGAGAGTTGAAAATTCAACAAATCCAGCAGATTGGTTTGTTCTGCCACCCGGATCAAACATGTGGGCTTGCGATAATGATAAATTCACCTTTTACGATGCTCATTCATGTTGCATATTTGAAGTCACTTTCCGGTGTTTCAATGGAACTGAACCCCTCAAAAAATCGAATATAGAAGGCGAAATTACAATGACATCCGCACCAAATCCGACGAACAGTTCTGTCGAAATAAGTATTAACGTAAATAATTGGCAGGGAGAAGAGAATGGGAGTATTAGTGTGGTTAACGATAAAGGTCAGATTATTCAGCAAATAAATAATCATAGCATATACCACCCATTACTTTTAAATCTTGGACAATACAATTCTGGACTCTATTTTATTATTTATAAAATTGGAGAGGTAACCTTAACTAGTAGAATTATGGTTGTGTCCGAATAACAATATAGATAAATAAAAGAAAAATAACCCCTTCGTTAATTGAAGGGGTTATTTTTTTTATCAGGTAAGAACTTGACTTACCTAATGTAACTCAACCTTCAAAATTCACCCGAATCTTCTCCGCAATTTCTTCCATTTCTTCCGCCTCAATCTTCAATTTGGGTTGAGAAAAATCGATGTCGGCAACAGATTGAATTGGCACTAAATGGATATGTGTATGAGGAACTTCCAGCCCAATAACGGCAACACCAATGCGTTTGCAAGGGATGGCCTTTTCAATAGCCTTTGCCACTTGTTTAGAAAAAAGATGCAGACCACTTAGCAGGTCGTCCTCCATATTAAAAATGTAGTCAATTTCTTTTTTGGGAATGACGAGTGTGTGTCCTTTTCGCAACGGAAAAACATCCAAAAAAGCCAAATAATCATCCGTTTCGGCAATTTTATAACAAGGTATTTCCCCTGAAACGATTTTACTAAAAATGCTGGCCATTAGGCGGTAATTTCAAGAATTTCAAATGGTATCACTCCGGCAGGAACCTGCACTTCAGCCATATCTCCGACCTTTTTACCCATCAAACCTGCACCAATGGGCGATTTTATGGAAATTTTTCCTTCTTTTAGATTGGCTTCCTTTTCGGCCACAATGGTATAAACAACTTCTTTATTTATTTTTTTATTCATGACCCGCACTTTGCTCAAAATTCCCACTTTGCTCAAATCTAAATCCGCGGTGTCAAGTATGCGAGAATTGGCAAGCGTATCTTCCAACTTAGAAATTTTTAATTCCATAAGACTCTGAGCTTCTTTGGCTGCATCGTATTCTGCATTCTCCGACAAATCCCCTTTGTCTCTTGCCTCTGCTATTTGAGCCGAAATGCGTGGCCGCTCCACCATTTTCAACTGCTCGATTTCCTTTTTAAGATTCTCGTATCCTTCACGAGACATATAATTTATTGCCGACATAGCTTCTAAATTTATTGAATCCTCGATTTATTTAAAAAAACATTGCATCGGCTTTGGACCGATGCAATGTTGTGCAAAGATATTATTTTTTTGCCTTTTCTAAATCATTAGTTTATGCCAACCCGCACACCAATGGCATGACAACCTCCAAATGGGTTGCTTTGACGGAATGAATAATCAACAGAGAATGTGTTATCGTTGTTGCTACTCATTGGCAAATCAACTGAAAAACCACCTACTAAACCTGTTAAAGCAGTTGTTCGTTCACTGGCTTTAAAGATACCTTTTTCATAAGC
It contains:
- the greA gene encoding transcription elongation factor GreA; the protein is MSAINYMSREGYENLKKEIEQLKMVERPRISAQIAEARDKGDLSENAEYDAAKEAQSLMELKISKLEDTLANSRILDTADLDLSKVGILSKVRVMNKKINKEVVYTIVAEKEANLKEGKISIKSPIGAGLMGKKVGDMAEVQVPAGVIPFEILEITA
- a CDS encoding HIT family protein; translated protein: MASIFSKIVSGEIPCYKIAETDDYLAFLDVFPLRKGHTLVIPKKEIDYIFNMEDDLLSGLHLFSKQVAKAIEKAIPCKRIGVAVIGLEVPHTHIHLVPIQSVADIDFSQPKLKIEAEEMEEIAEKIRVNFEG